The following DNA comes from Spirulina major PCC 6313.
TAAATCCCCAACGCCAACGCCAATGATTCCAGGTGCGATCGTAAAACTGTTGACGGTCGGCGGGGGATTTGGGGGTGAGGAGGGATGCGATCGCCCCCTCATTCTGCAACAAGGGCAATAGGTAGCAGCGAAACCGCGCCAAATATCGCTCAAACTTCCCCACCGTCCCAAACCCCGCCCCAATCAACCATCGCCGCCGATCCCAAAACCCTTGCACATCCGCCGCGAGATCCCCCCGACAGCGTTGATACCACGCCCACCGCTGGGCCGCCGTTCCCGATCGCGACCCCAAAAACTGCAACAGTTCCCCATAGTCTAACCGCCGATAGGCCGCCACCCGCAGGGCTAAACAGGCCAACTGAGCCGGATTGAGATCGACAGCGATCGCTCGTTTTGGCCCCCGACTCAACAACGCCAGGGTATTATCCCCCGCCGATGCGATGGACAGGCAAGTGTGATCCGGCTGCACCTCCAACGCCGCCAGCAACAAATCCGCATCTTCCCAACATTGGGCGTAGCGGATCTGGGAAAAGTCCGCTGTTTGGGCGATTTCCGTGGGCATGGTGGCGCGACGCTAACCCCGAAAAAAGGATCGAATTGACTGCCATGCCGTGTTGAGGGTCTGTTGCAGTTGGCGGCGACTCTCCCATTGAGCCAGTTCGCGCTCATAGGCGGGGCCTTTGGGTTGAAAAATTTTCCAACCGCCCAACACACTCAAGGTCACCAACACCACCACCAAATACCGCGACCAGCCCAACCCGCCGCCACTGAGCAAATCCAGACTCATAAAAAAGCCCGCGAGAATCATATATTTCACGGCTTTATGGCGAAATTGGGCGAAGCGGTAGCGGTCGAACTCTTGGCGTTTTTCGGTTTCGAGGCGAGATAAACGCCAATCTTGTTCAGCGGCTTCGAGGCAGGTGAGGGGAATCTCAAGTTCTTCGGCGATTTCGAGGAGTTGGGTGCGTGTGAATTCACCCTCGCGATCGTTGCGGGCGATCGCTAATTGCAAAATCTGTTGAATGTCGTCCGAT
Coding sequences within:
- a CDS encoding DUF3419 family protein — its product is MPTEIAQTADFSQIRYAQCWEDADLLLAALEVQPDHTCLSIASAGDNTLALLSRGPKRAIAVDLNPAQLACLALRVAAYRRLDYGELLQFLGSRSGTAAQRWAWYQRCRGDLAADVQGFWDRRRWLIGAGFGTVGKFERYLARFRCYLLPLLQNEGAIASLLTPKSPADRQQFYDRTWNHWRWRWGFNLFFSQPLIGRWGRDPSFFRYVDGNPTPQLAAQLRHALTTLDPALNPYLQWILTGEHRTALPYALRPEQFEPIRAHLDRLEWHCCAVEEYLDRPDCPPIDRFNLSNIFEYMSAANHARTLAQIAARSQLGGRWAYWNLFVPRRCPPALYDHITPRFDLSNALKGSDRAFFYRDFVVESRSTLAEEGR
- a CDS encoding 2TM domain-containing protein, coding for MTAPQIYQSDDIQQILQLAIARNDREGEFTRTQLLEIAEELEIPLTCLEAAEQDWRLSRLETEKRQEFDRYRFAQFRHKAVKYMILAGFFMSLDLLSGGGLGWSRYLVVVLVTLSVLGGWKIFQPKGPAYERELAQWESRRQLQQTLNTAWQSIRSFFRG